A single window of Thalassomonas viridans DNA harbors:
- the gltX gene encoding glutamate--tRNA ligase, which translates to MTLTTRFAPSPTGYLHVGGARTALYSWLYAKKNGGDFILRIEDTDLERSTQASVDAIMDGMNWLNLDWTHGPYFQTKRFDRYKEVIDQLLETGHAYRCYCTPEEVEAMREEARAKGEKERYNGMWRERTDYPADKPYVIRFKNPQQGNVVIQDAVKGEIVISNEELDDLIIARSDGSPTYNLTVVVDDWDMKVTHVVRGDDHVNNTPRQINILNALGAPLPVYAHIPMILGDDGKRLSKRHGAVSVMQYRDDGYLPEALLNYLVRLGWSHGDQEIFSREEMIELFDLTGCNRAPSAFNTDKLIWVNQHYMKTLDPEYVASHLAWHMADQGIDTDNGPALAEIVKVQADRVKTLKEMAQISRYFYQDFTEFDAAAGKKHLRPVAKEPLELVKAKLGALENWQSAAIHQAINDTAEELELGMGKVGMPLRVAATGAGNSPSLDVTLELMDKAKVLSRIDMALAFIEERIANS; encoded by the coding sequence ATGACATTAACAACCCGATTTGCACCCAGCCCGACCGGTTATCTACACGTAGGCGGTGCCCGAACCGCTTTATATAGCTGGTTATATGCCAAGAAAAATGGCGGTGATTTTATTCTGCGCATCGAAGATACCGACCTGGAGCGTTCCACCCAGGCTTCTGTTGATGCCATTATGGACGGTATGAACTGGCTAAACCTGGACTGGACCCATGGCCCTTATTTCCAGACCAAACGTTTTGACCGTTATAAGGAAGTGATCGATCAGTTGCTTGAAACCGGTCATGCCTATCGTTGTTACTGTACTCCGGAAGAAGTGGAAGCCATGCGTGAGGAAGCCCGCGCTAAAGGTGAAAAAGAGCGTTACAACGGCATGTGGCGTGAGCGTACCGATTATCCGGCGGACAAGCCTTATGTGATCCGTTTTAAAAACCCGCAGCAAGGTAATGTCGTGATCCAGGATGCGGTGAAAGGGGAAATTGTCATTTCCAATGAAGAGTTGGATGATTTGATTATTGCCCGCTCCGACGGTTCTCCTACTTATAACCTGACGGTTGTTGTGGATGACTGGGATATGAAAGTCACTCATGTGGTGCGCGGTGACGACCATGTTAACAATACCCCGAGACAAATTAATATTTTAAATGCCTTAGGCGCTCCTTTACCTGTTTATGCCCATATCCCGATGATTTTAGGGGATGACGGCAAACGTTTATCCAAACGTCACGGTGCGGTAAGCGTTATGCAATACCGGGATGACGGTTACCTGCCTGAAGCCCTGCTGAACTATTTAGTACGTTTAGGTTGGTCCCACGGCGATCAGGAGATTTTCTCCCGTGAAGAAATGATCGAGTTGTTCGACTTAACCGGTTGTAACCGCGCGCCTTCTGCCTTTAACACCGACAAGCTTATCTGGGTCAACCAGCATTATATGAAAACCCTGGACCCTGAATATGTTGCTTCGCACCTGGCCTGGCATATGGCAGATCAGGGCATCGACACTGACAATGGTCCGGCGTTGGCGGAAATTGTTAAGGTACAGGCGGACCGGGTGAAAACCCTGAAGGAAATGGCGCAGATCAGCCGTTATTTCTACCAGGACTTCACCGAGTTTGATGCTGCCGCCGGTAAAAAACACCTGCGTCCGGTAGCCAAAGAGCCGCTTGAGCTGGTGAAAGCCAAGCTGGGCGCGCTGGAAAACTGGCAAAGCGCTGCTATCCACCAGGCTATCAACGACACCGCCGAAGAGCTGGAATTAGGCATGGGTAAAGTGGGTATGCCGCTGCGCGTGGCGGCAACCGGCGCCGGTAATTCACCTTCACTGGATGTTACTCTTGAATTAATGGACAAAGCAAAAGTCTTGTCCCGTATCGATATGGCCCTGGCCTTTATCGAAGAGCGTATTGCCAACAGTTAA
- a CDS encoding endonuclease/exonuclease/phosphatase family protein, giving the protein MSEKKPQPQENVGELVSDPQIKIASFNLFNYLEPPNAFYEFQRIYSVGQWQKKQKWIADYLTAHQPDLIGFQEVFSPESLKALVAGLGYPYFYVVDQPKVTDGFIYSEPVVAIASRYPVAEVEPVSADTKLAADLGLKPGFSFSRKVLRARVDLPHIGFCDCYVVHFKSKRPLFEFLPESEGEQGKPLSGEKILLEQLKAQVAGGWGAAMQRGSEAALLFIDMLSRREASGFPMILMGDFNNSLAQEELSFLTTSELRFDVADESKPYLEKYRLYDAWDLFRAAATDQEKAGRERQPSHYYGARGSVLDYILLSREFDAGYQLSLFEVSDHATYDRHLINPVFDRDGESSDHGVLLVTLTLRE; this is encoded by the coding sequence TTGTCAGAAAAAAAGCCGCAACCGCAAGAAAACGTCGGGGAGCTTGTTAGCGATCCCCAGATCAAAATAGCAAGTTTTAACCTGTTTAATTACCTCGAACCGCCCAATGCCTTTTATGAGTTTCAGCGTATATACAGCGTCGGGCAGTGGCAGAAAAAGCAAAAGTGGATAGCGGATTATTTAACTGCGCATCAGCCTGATTTGATCGGCTTTCAGGAGGTGTTCAGCCCTGAGTCTTTAAAGGCCCTGGTGGCCGGACTTGGTTACCCTTATTTCTATGTGGTGGATCAGCCCAAGGTGACGGATGGTTTTATTTATTCGGAGCCTGTGGTGGCGATTGCCTCCCGCTACCCTGTAGCGGAGGTTGAGCCGGTATCTGCAGACACAAAACTGGCCGCCGACCTGGGGTTGAAACCGGGGTTTTCCTTTAGCCGTAAAGTTCTCAGGGCCAGGGTGGATTTACCTCATATAGGCTTTTGCGACTGTTATGTTGTGCATTTTAAATCTAAGCGGCCTTTATTTGAGTTTCTGCCTGAAAGTGAAGGAGAGCAGGGCAAGCCGCTTTCCGGTGAAAAAATCTTGCTTGAACAGCTTAAAGCCCAGGTGGCGGGCGGCTGGGGAGCTGCAATGCAAAGGGGCAGCGAAGCGGCATTGCTTTTTATCGATATGCTCAGTCGCCGCGAAGCCAGCGGATTTCCTATGATTCTGATGGGAGATTTCAATAACAGTCTGGCCCAGGAGGAGCTGTCGTTTCTAACCACATCTGAATTACGCTTTGATGTGGCAGATGAAAGTAAGCCTTATCTTGAAAAGTATCGTTTATACGATGCCTGGGATTTGTTCCGGGCTGCGGCAACAGATCAGGAAAAGGCGGGCAGGGAACGGCAACCCAGCCATTATTACGGCGCCAGGGGCTCGGTTCTCGATTATATTTTGCTTTCCCGTGAATTTGATGCCGGCTATCAGCTCAGCCTGTTTGAAGTAAGCGATCATGCAACTTATGATCGCCATTTGATTAATCCGGTTTTTGACCGCGACGGTGAAAGCAGCGATCACGGTGTCCTGCTGGTAACGCTGACATTACGTGAATAA
- a CDS encoding lanthionine synthetase C family protein, with protein MSPALTSAIENRPLIEQILKQLGDTVSNIPASPEQCGLLSGLSGNLLFLYKLSAFDASLVDQDVFDEKLDFLQQYLAAHIDHNNLSNGLSGQGWLLEFLNQSQGEDYDLEMCEEIDQLLQESLSETPWTGEIEMVLGLGGVAVYAARRLLKSPSSELFETLVSHFEQAAIQTSEHTLAWSQPATSVYRFNKDNKEVPEFNLGLAHGVPGIIAALLPALKIPALYQRTKSLLVQSCDWLMAQELDKDDFISCFASSCNEQHNSRLGWCYGDLTIALTLARVGRALELPSYLDKAKAISLHAAGRDRHNGMVNDAGLCHGSAGIALIFQLLYQELNEPLLQDTANSWLDITLDGYREKGLEGFYMYSGLSQEHEEDMGLLMGYTGIGLCLLSALTGDTDWVDSLLMA; from the coding sequence ATGTCTCCTGCATTAACTTCAGCCATTGAAAACCGCCCTCTTATCGAGCAAATTCTCAAACAACTCGGCGATACCGTCTCCAATATACCCGCAAGCCCGGAGCAATGCGGTTTATTAAGTGGTTTAAGCGGTAACTTATTGTTTTTATACAAGCTCAGTGCTTTTGACGCCAGCCTGGTCGATCAAGATGTTTTTGATGAAAAGCTGGATTTTTTACAGCAATACCTGGCCGCCCATATCGACCATAACAACTTAAGCAACGGCCTGAGCGGCCAGGGCTGGTTGCTGGAGTTCCTGAACCAGTCCCAGGGAGAAGACTATGATCTCGAAATGTGTGAAGAAATAGACCAGCTCCTGCAGGAAAGCCTGTCGGAAACTCCCTGGACAGGAGAAATTGAAATGGTGCTCGGCCTTGGCGGCGTCGCCGTTTATGCCGCCAGGCGTTTGTTAAAATCCCCGTCCAGTGAGCTGTTTGAGACTTTGGTCAGCCATTTTGAGCAGGCGGCCATTCAGACCTCAGAGCACACCCTGGCCTGGTCACAGCCGGCAACTTCGGTTTATCGCTTCAACAAAGACAATAAAGAAGTTCCGGAGTTTAACCTCGGCCTGGCCCATGGCGTACCCGGGATCATTGCCGCCCTGTTACCGGCATTGAAAATACCGGCTTTATATCAGCGCACTAAATCTTTACTGGTACAAAGCTGCGACTGGTTGATGGCACAAGAGCTGGATAAAGATGACTTTATCAGCTGCTTTGCCTCCTCATGCAATGAGCAGCACAATTCGCGCCTGGGCTGGTGTTATGGCGATCTGACCATAGCCTTAACCCTGGCCCGGGTCGGCCGGGCACTGGAGCTGCCCTCATACCTGGACAAGGCCAAAGCCATCAGTTTACATGCCGCCGGACGCGACCGGCACAACGGTATGGTCAATGATGCAGGTCTTTGTCACGGCAGTGCCGGTATTGCCTTGATTTTTCAACTCTTATATCAAGAGCTCAATGAACCGCTGTTGCAGGATACCGCCAACAGCTGGCTGGATATCACCCTGGACGGCTACCGGGAAAAAGGCCTGGAAGGCTTTTACATGTACTCCGGACTCAGCCAGGAGCACGAAGAAGATATGGGATTGTTGATGGGATATACGGGGATCGGCCTTTGCCTGTTATCGGCACTAACCGGCGATACCGACTGGGTAGACTCTTTGCTGATGGCATAA
- a CDS encoding GDCCVxC domain-containing (seleno)protein: MKKMMLVSKITCPKCGYQQEETMPTNACWYYYQCNACKTWLKPLSGDCCVFCSFGTVKCPPVQLEGDCCR; this comes from the coding sequence ATAAAGAAGATGATGCTTGTTTCTAAAATTACTTGCCCCAAGTGCGGTTATCAGCAAGAAGAGACCATGCCCACCAACGCCTGTTGGTATTATTATCAGTGCAATGCATGCAAGACCTGGCTGAAACCCCTGAGCGGCGATTGTTGTGTTTTTTGCTCTTTCGGAACGGTGAAATGTCCGCCGGTTCAGCTTGAAGGTGATTGCTGCCGGTAA
- a CDS encoding patatin-like phospholipase family protein, which translates to MSNKRTYKDSKNALVLTGGGARAAYQVGVLTAIAKFVPRNHGIPFPILAGTSAGAINTTGLACYASCFHLGVKKLEWVWKNLKTERIYHSDPVRVFGNISKAMLASFQADYATKTARSLLNNAPLRELLNLVVDFKRIDSNILRGYLDAVSVTASSYSSGDSISFYQSEQTIRPWYRAKRRGQPGKINSEHLMASAAIPMIFPSIKLQTEHFGDGSVHQLSPLSPAIHLGAERLFIVGVEQPKEPLHVMENNPHPPTSATIAGHMLDTVFADTLQSDLERMRRINATLSLIPEEQRQSQEGLKQIDSLVLNPSHDFNAIASHYFDELPYSIRILLRCIGINQDSESSITSYLLFEQKYCKHLIKLGFEDAMEKESKIREFLSLK; encoded by the coding sequence ATGTCGAATAAGAGAACCTATAAAGATTCGAAAAATGCCTTAGTGTTAACCGGCGGCGGCGCACGTGCCGCCTACCAGGTCGGCGTATTAACGGCCATCGCTAAATTCGTGCCGAGAAACCATGGCATTCCTTTCCCCATTTTGGCGGGTACTTCTGCCGGCGCCATCAATACCACGGGCCTGGCCTGTTATGCTTCCTGCTTCCACCTGGGAGTTAAAAAGCTGGAATGGGTATGGAAAAACCTGAAAACCGAACGTATCTACCACAGTGATCCGGTGCGGGTATTCGGTAATATCAGCAAGGCCATGCTCGCCAGTTTCCAGGCCGATTACGCCACCAAAACCGCCCGCAGCCTGTTAAATAATGCCCCGCTACGGGAGCTGCTTAATTTAGTGGTAGACTTTAAGCGTATAGACAGCAATATCCTGCGCGGATACCTGGACGCGGTTTCCGTCACGGCATCAAGTTACAGCAGCGGCGACTCTATCAGTTTTTATCAGTCTGAACAGACCATCCGTCCCTGGTACCGCGCCAAAAGGCGGGGACAGCCAGGAAAAATCAACAGTGAGCACCTGATGGCATCCGCCGCCATTCCGATGATTTTTCCGTCCATCAAACTGCAAACCGAACATTTCGGCGACGGCTCGGTACATCAGCTCTCCCCCCTGAGCCCGGCCATTCATTTAGGCGCCGAGCGCTTGTTTATTGTCGGGGTCGAACAGCCGAAAGAGCCACTGCATGTGATGGAAAACAATCCCCATCCCCCCACCAGCGCCACCATTGCCGGGCACATGTTAGATACGGTATTTGCCGACACCCTGCAAAGCGATCTTGAACGTATGAGACGGATCAATGCCACCCTGTCATTGATTCCCGAAGAGCAGCGGCAAAGCCAGGAGGGGCTCAAACAAATCGACAGCCTGGTGCTTAATCCCAGCCATGATTTTAACGCCATCGCCAGCCATTATTTTGATGAGTTGCCTTATTCCATCCGCATCTTGCTGCGCTGCATAGGCATTAACCAGGATTCTGAATCCAGCATCACCAGCTACCTGCTGTTCGAGCAAAAATACTGTAAACACCTGATCAAGCTGGGCTTTGAAGATGCTATGGAAAAAGAAAGCAAAATCAGGGAATTCTTGTCCCTGAAATAA